The Cherax quadricarinatus isolate ZL_2023a unplaced genomic scaffold, ASM3850222v1 Contig1435, whole genome shotgun sequence nucleotide sequence TAATTGATACAAGGCTTGTAGATCCTACAAGTTATGTCGGTGGAACATGCAGAATGAGCATTATTCTCAGAGAAAGACATGAAGAAAACTGTGAATGCAGATTTAGGTAATATTTGTAAAACTACCCAGGTGCTGGACAAAGGGGTGTTGGTCAAATAATAGTCCATCACAAGTGAAGAAGTTAAGCGTTGAAATTATAAAATAAAGGTGATGACGGGAACTGGGCAGGTGCTCACACCTGGGCAATATTAGGTAGGAATAGGTGTGAAAAAACTCCAACTGGATTCACCCCCCAAAATGTCAGAGCAGAGAAGATTACATGTAGCACACAAAATTTACAACCAAAGCAATGCACTACATATATTTGTAAtgagaatacaaaaaaaaaaaaatgtattttacatttactaaaaatggtATATGTACATACTGACCTGCTCCAACATCAGCCAGACTTTAACACTTACAATATGCAATAAATTGTAAAGTTTTCCAATAACACCTGAAGAACTGAGgtactgtatataaaaaaaactgtCCAGTGTTCAGTTgtacattataaaaaaaaatatacacaagTAGCCAAATAAAAATACATAAAAGTTAAACTCGCACGAGATAATTATAACTTCAGTGAAGGTATGGATCTGTGTAAAGTACCTGATACACTGTagagaaaaatttaaaaattttagtGATGGAAGCCTATGATTAGAATAAAAGAAtgatttattaaattattaaagaAGGGCAATGTATATGTACTAGTATATAAAGCCGAGATAGAAATATTAtcaaagatacacaaataacccgcacataaaagacagaagcttacgacgacgtttcggtccgacttggaccattgacaaagtcacactgtgcctttttgttatttattaaatatTATCAAAGGTTTTAAAAAGCAGAAATTAGATAAAtacaggtccaccatcacaaatccggcatcactgggacctgtaatATGCCGGATTattgagtttgccagattacagagtggttaggttagaatacacttgataaagttaaccaacttgacttacacaagaaagttcactgaacattggcaaaaatcaaacatttccgctactttcaatttcaaggtacagtacttttcgtcgtgaaaccaatcaaaatcatatctattactAAAAtatatcttatctcttatcttccattctatcaaatgagaccaaaaaaacgagaatacaaccataaaaaccatacaaaaatataccgctaaggggcggctaatgtctgagaagtgaactccgttatttatcatccgattttttttcatttttttgtgtacattaagaagtatctttccatcatacattgcccaagtttcaataagatagcccaacaaacaaccgagaaaaaaaaattatttaccaaaaatcatatatggcaagcccaagccaggtactagaaataagtcactttgtctaactttcatgggttatccaaggttctctacgcatatgctgctatgtatgataatctatgtagagaaaatagcttttttgtttcagttttatggtgcactatgagtgtatatcacagttagctcTGTGCTATACCCTATtctctctaatataagcccccaagacagggataggagaatggtacttgtatcccatatcctcttcatacctccaccgaactgctcggtattatgccaaatattattcattctggagtatttaacattttttatgttatttatattgtttattatgtcatattagatcaactgtAATAGGCAAATAAgccgtagtgttgatattagtgtaataatataagcatattcccctgcatcacgagactgagctcacGGCAACCGACAGTGGCATCGAAGCCACACCTTTTCTTTTATGGACAATTtactgtgtatgtgctttacacaatgagaagcgtttcttttatttgttggaaccatggctagggctaaaagtaagcaggttataacaataaatgaagaaaaagaaattggaatgacttgtgcagtaaggaggagatcaagcagacttgaataactataggacaatatccaacttacaccctctctctaaaatctttgaaaaattaattcataagcgaatctattcctacctcatctcccacaacatactcaacccctgccagtttgggttcaggcctaataaaaatatgaatgatgttattatacacatgctagaacaaatatacactgcactcgagaaaaaagaagtcccactggggatcttcattgatttacgtaaagcttttgatacagttgaccatgatttgttgcacataaaattatctcactatggtataagagggcactcactcaactacctaaagtcataccttagcaacagaagccaatatgtgtacacaaatggaccaaactcttccacacagtcaattacagttggtgtcccacagggaagtgtccttggccctcttctccttctcatttacataaacgacctacgaAATGCATAGCAACTACTcgaacccacactatttgcagatgacactacatacgtcttctctcacccaagcccagttatactagccaatactgtaaataccgaattacagaaaatatctacctggatgatgatcaacaaacttactctcaatactgACAAACCCTACtttattcagtttggaaacagaactacagatgttccacttaacataatgataaacagatcacctatcacaaagctcacagaaggaaaattcttaggaatccaccttgataatacactcaaatttcaaacacaagTATAACAAATtcccaagaaaatctccaagaccgtaggcatactatgttccacaatcaaccctcctggccctatatcactcactcatttacccatatctcacctatggaatttgtgcatggggctcaacaacaataaatcatatcacaccattaattacccagcaaaaggctgcactcagaatgataacaaattcccactccaggcagcatactccaccaatatcttctctaaacttactcaccgtacaaaacatccatacttattattgtgcctactacatacatagaatgctaaactcggatataaactctcccctcaaacttctccttaccaacctcaacagaacacatgaccataacacaaggcacagatcactctttgatgatccccgtgtccatctcacactgtaaaaacttaatgcacataaaaggcccaaaaatctggaattcattacctgtgaatataaaagaaatactaatgtatgtttatcaattcaagactcttcttaaaaaccacttactcacctacaactaaataaatattgaataactgtatctcttaaatgtataacctgtgaccctatcaaactatgtttttttttttaattacattacctaactgaatactccattctcttgaatgcacagtaactcatcaaatgatcatatgacctgtttctgcactacaaatcattgattttattcgatttgatcggattatattatatattgttatgctacaaatttgtacaactttaatgcttcttatttgaaatactcatttgtacttcatgttgtaatttgtttactgtaatttttaccactgaatatatcattgcttatttaatcttaagttaattttaagcctgcccataatgctctgcatacaaggggcttttggcatgtacagtggaacctcaaatatcgaacctAATCTGTTCCAGGacttagttctaaattcgaaaagtctgaaaagcgaagcaatatttcccataagaaataatggaaatagaattaatccattccagaaatccaaaaatattcacaaaaaaaaaaattatagagattaattatagttttacatacaacaaatatagtgttcaattatgttgggattaccaacagacccctggcagtcttcaagctggcactggacaagcacctaaagtcagttccggatcagccgggctgtggctcgtacgttggtttgcgtgcagccagcagcaacagcctggttgatcaggctctgatccaccaggaggcctggtcacagaccgggccgcgggggcgttgacccccggaactctctccaggtaaactccaggtataaaataacattttacttacctttattgaagattggtgatggcatctggaagatagggaggaggagagagggagttagggttagtgtttggaaggagaatccccctccatgaggacttcagatatcaaagccctctctggggttacttcccttctctgtcttttgatgccactaggaccagtttgagtCACTTGAcccttgtctcacaaaataactgtccacagtcctctgtttctggtgcctctttaagatttccctaaaatgggacatggttctgtcactgaacttgttgcaaaaatggcttgtttcagcttgctcagggtgatacttctccacaaacatttggacatcattccacttctgttttattaccttcttcacatctatggtgtttctcactttctttaccacaggggtaccactagcaagtttctttgggcccactgtagcttatttcacagtcccacaagccctaaacacaatgaaataaaatgtttgaatgagagcgcaggttagtgttctctcaagcatcaacaaaaccagactggctcacggtgcCTGCGTGAGGACACGGACAGAACGGGCtgccggacaggtccggtacccgatggttcgaaaataggggcgagttcgataatagggacaaagttagTTCGAAAAAAGCGTTCTATTTTCGACGAGTTCGATAAGTGATACGCTCGAAATTTGAGGTTTCACTatacacccaatcactatatttctttgtacaactatgtattatgtccaaataaaaaataaataactaaataaaaaaataaataataaataaataaaaataaataagtagcaccaccaaacagtaccaacaGGTTTctgtggcaaccctggaaatttgaaattatgctagccaaaattagtgctgaataactgaTGGAACTGAATGTTtgattgccagatttgtgatggtggacctgtaTAAAATAAATTTACTCACCATAATTTGATAAGTAGTGATGCTGTAAAATAAGATTAAATGCTGCAAATATTTCACTGGAATATTTCAAACACCACTCGTATTTCTCAGGATTGCTTTCCGCTACCACCTGAAACATACACATTTAGAGATATTTAAAATGATTATCAACATCCTCTCTTTATATTCTCATGAATGATGTAGGAATTCATGATTACCAATTCCCTTTATATTTAGATTTTATATTACACTTAGACAACACTAAATGTAATACAGTACTATACATACCAAAATTCAAGAAAGGAGGGCCCCTGAAACTACCAACAAGTGTTCCTGATAAGCTCACTGTGCAATGTAATGGAAgatgaaaagaaaaagaaaaaaaaaagagatggaACATTTAGAAAATGCAAAATTCCTTAAACAATATGGCTTTTAACTGGGAAGTCATGCCTGACAAACTTCAGAGAAATGGGAATTAAACAGAAGAGGTTGGGTGGACTGCATCTTCCCAGAATGTAAGAAAACCTGTGGTACAATATAACACCACACATAAGCCTTCTATTGTGCACAAACTCCCTTCAAGGAATGCCTCTATGTTGGTACAGCTATCTTGATCCAAATAATTGAAGCTACCTTTCCCTTCCAATGATCAAACCTCATTGCTACCCATTTTCCAGGCACTTTTAAGGGTTTAGTGATTCTCCATGAATCTAAGAGCAATACTGCACAAACTAGATACAAAAAACCAAGGTAACATACTGTACCAGTGTAGATTTTGGAATATAGCAATGCACCTAAACAACAGGAGACCAGGGTCACATTAGTGATGAGTTAGGATTAGTGAATGTAACTAGCAGTGTCTCCCAGAGATATGTGGAAGATTTCCAtaatgttcctggtgtatgtaaaATAATGTACCTGCAAAGAGGGGTGAACAATACATCATATTGTTTGTATATGTTAAAATATTGGATACAAATGGACGAACACAGCTGCAGGCTACAAGAGGATGTAGACATAgtgtaaatggtttaaaaaaacgacaagttgaagaatgagacacttgtgcaacatttgggaatctttattactgaaacatttcaccagccagtggcttcatcagtccaaaataTAGAAAGGCATAAAATGAGGAGGAgctagaggtaatcagtccctcaacctggagtcaatgtgtttagtccctcaatcttgagaaaagtacagcatatgcacAAGGTGGCTTATAGTATAACAAAGACAGGTTAGTTGAAGCAGCAGGAGGCAGAGCCTGTTACATCTTAACAATGAAATTGTTTTCTCATGATCCTAACAAAAATGCACTAATCAAGATTTAACAGACTGAGTCATATAGCATCAGATGTAGAGAGAGTTGCTCAATAGAAAAATAAGTTGAAAACCCCCAATGAAAATCAGTCAAAATTTTGAGGCTaacctatactactactactactactactactactactactactaataataataataataataataataataataataatctttatttctaaaaagTACACGATACAAACTTAGCATATTGTATaggaagcccctggttatgcagagcatttgggGCAACAAATGTTAATCAGGTTCTCCAGGCTGCGACCCACAACAGaaaactaacatccaggtacctacttactgcttggtaaacaagggcagcaggtgtgacGAGACATGTCCAACGTAAAATCGTACACATACAACCTAAGTAAAGCTTGTCTTTTACTCAGTCATATATAGATTAAACCCGGTTCCTGTGGTTCTAAAGCCACAGGCACTACCACTGAGCAACAGTTATTTAACATCAACTGAGAGTATCACCTTCATGACATGTGTCACAGCCGGTTGTAGGGTGGACATAAGACCATCCTGAGCCACAACGTCAAATATCGAGGGACGTGTCCTCGCTGTGACGGTAATATGAGCCCCAAACTCAgccattgtttttgtttgtttgttgggTTTATGAGGGCCACTGACGGCTTACGCAGTATCGAACCCGACTTCCCGATGTTCGGTGATGATTTGTTTCCCAAAGCTGGGCGATGAAAGATAAAGGAAAAAAgagttcctttgtaaatagaaATATAAACCTGAAGTTTCCAACTAGATCCGGTGGACCTCCTTGTcaagcaccagcagtgtgaggcccACACcgccacctgagttcagtaaccggtTTCCCACCGAAAACCGTTTGAGAATTATCCTCAAAGTGAAAACATGGCTGAAAGTAAACCGATAAgagaagatttcgttcggatttttaaccccgaagggttagccacccaggataacccaagaaagtcagtgcgtcatcgaggactgtcctcaatcttgtcccccaggatgcgacccacaccagtcgactaacacccaggtacctatttgctgctaggtgacaacaggtgtaagaaaaagtgccgaaatgtttccacccgccgggaatcgatcccgggccatccgtgtgtgaagcgggagatttagccaccaggccacggaggTTACAGGACCGGGTGCCCCTCCTGTAATGTGCCCGGGGGAcaaaatagatgaggacaagcgtcccagAGAGAACGGGGGAAATTTATCACGGACACTCAGGCGAGGAAAGACATCCACACCCGACGAGCGCTGGCGCAGAAGTCGCAGTTGTTGTCTACTGTTAGGGTGTTTAGGGCCACTTCTTATTCTTGTTGGGGTTgaaagggccactgacagcttacgCCGTATCTCTTCCTGCCTCCCGACATACAGAAAAATGAGAAATTGCCCAAACCTGTCGATGAACAGACAAGCACAGGgtgtcagggtatacgacaaattctaaccatacaataaagcgggaaagtaatgtgaaggacctgggagtgataatgtcaaagagtctcgccttcaaagaccacagcaacgtatctaccacatctgctaggaaaatgataggatgaataatgagaaccttcaaaactagggacgccaagcccgtgatgattctcttcaaatcgcgtgttccctctaggctggaatactgttgtacactaacggctcccttcaaggctggcgacattgcagacctggagagtgtacaaagaactttcacggcacaaataagtacgataaggcacctaaattactgggaacggttgaaggtccttgatctgtattccctggaatgcaggcgagagagatacatgataatatacacttggaaggtcctggagggattggtaccaaacctgcacacgaaaatcactccctatgaaagcaaaagactcggcaggagatgcaacattcccccgatgaaaagcaggggcgccacgagtacactgagagacaacacaataagtgtccggggcccaagactgttcaattgcctcccagcatacataagggggattaccaatagacccctggctgtcttcaagaaggcactggacaggcacctaaagtcagtacctgaccaaccaggctgtggttcgtacgtcagcttgcgtgcagccagcagtaacagcctggttgatcagaccctgatccaccatgaggcctggtctcagaccgggccacgggggcattgacccccgaaaccctctccaggtaaactctggccaggcgtcaaacaccttttgttgtacagcaataaaggaatggaacagactgcctgcacatgtcaaagccagtcatagcatgaaccagttcaagaagagtgacaaaaggtgtctgatgaatgtagctacagaaagggaggggaatgattttctactttttagctaacacacgtgtaatatttctttattcctagtatatctcctttatagtataataataagatattatctcctttatataataataataataaaaatagtatatcttttatattataataagataaaaggaccccaatggaaataagtcactctgacttttttgggttatcccaggttctttacacatatgctgctatgtatgataatctgtgtaagtgtatttgtgttaaccagtggtggtgatgggaagctctcagtctgtgatgaatggttttgaaaaccgacaagtggtttcatcagtccaatacaaagtagaaatgggtaaggagagtagaagtttgaggtaatcagtccctcaacctggaatcgatgtgttcagtccatcactcttgtaggaagtgcagcacagggccagagaggtggcttatatactgcggtgagatgagttgaagcaggaggaggcgggatcacagtgggacctgccactagtgtaagtaggtcgtcgtccaaaggttgggcaagcgttgaagtctttgtaccaagatcccatgatgctgcagtgtctgacagatgtgatgaatggttttgaaaaccgacaagttgaagaattgagacacttatgcaacacaggttgagggactgattacctcaaacttctactctccttacccatttctactttgtattggactgatgaagccactgtgtggcgaaacgtttcttcaataaagattcccatgtgttgcataagtgcctCAATTCTTTAAGCTCTcagtctacaccagtggtggtgatgggaagctctcagtctacaccagtggtggtgatgggaagctctcagtctacaccagtggtggtgatgggaagctctcagtctacaccagtggtggtgatgggaagctctcagtctacaccagtggtggtgaagagAAGCTCTCAGTCTACACCAAatatctgagttcttacctctcctagtgaccta carries:
- the LOC138851657 gene encoding peroxisome assembly protein 12-like isoform X3 yields the protein MAEFGAHITVTARTRPSIFDVVAQDGLMSTLQPAVTHVMKVVAESNPEKYEWCLKYSSEIFAAFNLILQHHYLSNYGGSFAENFYDLKRIQLKGERHLKPLSISHEAYIKSLLTLVAFPYLWSHLDNVYQDVKEKEADNRLSEEF